One window from the genome of Roseomonas haemaphysalidis encodes:
- a CDS encoding UdgX family uracil-DNA binding protein (This protein belongs to the uracil DNA glycosylase superfamily, members of which act in excision repair of DNA. However, it belongs more specifically to UdgX branch, whose founding member was found to bind uracil in DNA (where it does not belong), without cleaving it, appears to promote DNA repair by a pathway involving RecA, rather than base excision.) — translation MSDSLFPDPAEARPQAAWAAGHTFVPGEGPQLAALMFVGEQPGDEEDRAGRPFVGPAGRLFDQALAEAGVPRAEAYVTNAVKHFKFTQTGTRRIHQKPDTADITHYRPFLLQEVKQVAPRLLVALGATAAQALLGRKVPVLKARGEVMPGPAGRDVFMTVHPSFLLRLPDPAAKREQYAAFVRDLRDAAARVTG, via the coding sequence ATGAGCGATTCGTTGTTCCCCGACCCCGCCGAAGCCCGCCCGCAGGCCGCCTGGGCCGCCGGCCACACCTTTGTTCCGGGCGAAGGGCCGCAGCTTGCCGCCCTGATGTTCGTGGGCGAGCAGCCGGGCGACGAGGAGGACCGGGCCGGCCGCCCCTTTGTCGGCCCCGCCGGCCGGCTGTTCGACCAGGCTCTGGCCGAGGCCGGCGTGCCGCGGGCGGAGGCCTATGTCACCAATGCGGTGAAGCACTTCAAGTTCACCCAGACCGGCACGCGGCGCATCCACCAGAAGCCCGACACCGCCGACATCACCCATTACCGCCCCTTTCTGCTGCAGGAGGTGAAGCAGGTGGCGCCGCGCCTGCTGGTCGCGCTGGGCGCCACGGCCGCGCAGGCTCTGCTGGGCCGCAAGGTGCCGGTCCTAAAGGCGCGCGGCGAGGTGATGCCCGGTCCCGCCGGGCGCGACGTTTTCATGACCGTCCACCCCAGCTTCCTGTTGCGCCTGCCGGACCCGGCGGCGAAGCGGGAACAATACGCGGCCTTTGTGCGGGACCTGCGGGACGCGGCGGCGCGGGTGACGGGATGA
- a CDS encoding sulfite exporter TauE/SafE family protein, producing the protein MTSLDLLAVAATFLFAGLVKGVIGLGLPTVAMGLLGALMSPAEAAALLVLPSLLTNAWQVLDGPRLGALLRRLAPLLGAVVLGTLGGAGVGLLPGRGSATVGLGAALLAYAAFGLLPLRLPRVPPRAEPWAGPLIGLLTGVVTAATGVFVLPAVPFLQALGLERDRLVQALGLSFTVSTLALAVALSWGGGFGGDTLGGSALAVLPALAGMWLGGRLRGQVSPAVFRRCFFLGLLGLGAHLLWQGMQ; encoded by the coding sequence ATGACATCCCTGGACCTGCTGGCCGTCGCGGCCACCTTTCTCTTCGCCGGGCTCGTGAAGGGCGTGATCGGCCTTGGCCTGCCGACCGTCGCCATGGGGCTGCTCGGCGCCTTGATGTCGCCGGCCGAGGCCGCGGCGCTGCTGGTGCTGCCGTCGCTGCTGACCAATGCCTGGCAGGTGCTGGACGGCCCGCGTCTCGGGGCGTTGCTGCGCCGGCTGGCGCCGCTGCTGGGCGCGGTGGTGCTGGGCACGCTGGGGGGTGCGGGGGTCGGTCTGCTGCCGGGACGCGGCTCGGCCACCGTCGGGCTGGGCGCCGCGCTGCTGGCTTATGCGGCCTTCGGCCTGCTGCCGTTGCGCCTGCCACGGGTGCCGCCGCGCGCCGAACCCTGGGCCGGTCCGCTGATCGGGCTGCTGACCGGCGTGGTGACGGCGGCGACCGGGGTCTTCGTGCTTCCGGCGGTGCCCTTTCTGCAGGCGCTTGGGCTGGAGCGGGACCGGCTGGTGCAGGCGCTGGGCCTGTCCTTCACCGTGTCCACCCTGGCCCTGGCCGTGGCACTGAGCTGGGGCGGCGGCTTCGGCGGGGACACCCTGGGCGGCTCGGCGCTGGCGGTGTTGCCGGCGCTGGCGGGAATGTGGCTGGGCGGACGGCTGCGCGGGCAGGTGTCGCCAGCGGTGTTCCGGCGGTGCTTCTTTCTGGGGCTGCTGGGATTGGGCGCGCACCTGCTGTGGCAGGGGATGCAGTGA
- a CDS encoding ArsR/SmtB family transcription factor has protein sequence MVSTTGLAATAAAIGDPARAGMLAALMDGRALTAGELAGVAGIAPQTASAHLARLAEAGLIQQEKQGRHRYHRLASAEVAALLEGLMALAARPRPATGPREHGLRTARTCYDHMAGRLAVALADALVARGHLLLDTEGAALTEGGLAFLNDLGVRSAPSRRRFCRPCLDWSERRLHLGGAVGAALCARCVELGWVRPVAGSRALTITPAGELGFRSAFGVAMA, from the coding sequence ATGGTTTCCACCACCGGACTGGCCGCCACCGCCGCCGCCATCGGCGACCCCGCCCGCGCCGGCATGCTGGCGGCGCTGATGGACGGCCGCGCCCTGACGGCGGGCGAGCTGGCGGGGGTGGCCGGCATCGCCCCCCAGACCGCCAGCGCCCATCTGGCGCGGCTGGCCGAGGCGGGGCTGATCCAGCAGGAGAAGCAGGGCCGCCATCGCTACCACCGCCTCGCCTCGGCCGAGGTGGCGGCACTGCTGGAAGGGCTGATGGCGCTGGCCGCCCGCCCGCGCCCCGCCACCGGCCCGCGCGAGCATGGCCTGCGCACCGCCCGCACCTGCTACGACCACATGGCCGGGCGCCTGGCCGTGGCGCTGGCCGATGCCCTGGTGGCGCGGGGACACCTGCTGCTGGACACCGAGGGCGCGGCGCTGACCGAGGGCGGGCTGGCTTTCCTGAACGATCTCGGCGTGCGCTCCGCACCGTCCCGCCGCCGCTTCTGCCGCCCCTGCCTGGATTGGAGCGAGCGCCGGCTGCACCTGGGCGGTGCCGTCGGCGCTGCGCTCTGCGCCCGCTGCGTGGAATTGGGCTGGGTGCGGCCGGTCGCCGGCAGCCGGGCCCTGACCATCACGCCGGCGGGGGAGCTGGGGTTCCGCTCGGCCTTCGGGGTGGCGATGGCGTAA
- the accD gene encoding acetyl-CoA carboxylase, carboxyltransferase subunit beta, with translation MNWISEWALPKIQTWLGRTEVPDNLWHQCPACNQMIFHKDLERSLHVCPHCGHHMRISAAQRIAYTLDEGFQRIELPKAPTDPLRFRDQRRYADRLKEAQAKSGMDDAVVVAHGAIEGHRAVAAAFEFGFMGGSMGAGVGEALVTAAKLAVLQDAPLVVFTASGGARMQEGAVSLMQMPRTVIATQMVKEAGLPFIVVMGDPTTGGVTASFAMLGDIHIAEPNALIGFAGARVIEQTVREKLPEGFQRAEYLLAHGILDMVTHRGEMRATLARLVSLLREKRPAEVAVAAPEAPAA, from the coding sequence ATGAACTGGATCAGCGAGTGGGCGCTGCCGAAGATCCAGACTTGGCTCGGCCGCACCGAGGTGCCGGACAACCTGTGGCACCAATGCCCCGCCTGCAACCAGATGATCTTCCACAAGGACCTGGAGCGCAGCCTGCATGTCTGCCCGCATTGCGGCCACCACATGCGCATCAGCGCCGCCCAGCGCATCGCCTATACGCTGGACGAGGGCTTCCAGCGCATCGAGCTGCCCAAGGCGCCGACCGACCCGCTGCGCTTCCGCGACCAGCGCCGCTATGCCGACCGGCTGAAGGAAGCGCAGGCCAAGTCCGGCATGGACGACGCGGTGGTGGTCGCGCATGGCGCGATCGAGGGCCACCGCGCCGTCGCCGCCGCTTTCGAGTTCGGCTTCATGGGGGGTTCCATGGGTGCCGGCGTGGGTGAGGCGCTGGTCACGGCCGCCAAGCTCGCCGTGTTGCAGGACGCGCCGCTGGTGGTCTTCACCGCGTCCGGCGGCGCCCGCATGCAGGAAGGCGCGGTCAGCCTGATGCAGATGCCGCGCACCGTGATCGCCACCCAGATGGTCAAGGAAGCCGGCCTGCCCTTTATCGTGGTGATGGGTGACCCGACCACCGGCGGCGTCACCGCCTCCTTCGCCATGCTGGGCGATATTCACATCGCCGAGCCCAACGCCCTGATCGGCTTCGCCGGCGCCCGGGTGATCGAGCAGACGGTGCGCGAAAAGCTGCCCGAAGGGTTCCAGCGGGCTGAGTACCTCCTGGCGCACGGCATCCTGGACATGGTGACCCACCGCGGTGAGATGCGCGCCACGCTGGCCCGGCTGGTGTCCCTGCTGCGCGAGAAGCGGCCCGCCGAGGTGGCGGTTGCCGCCCCCGAAGCCCCCGCCGCCTGA
- a CDS encoding bifunctional folylpolyglutamate synthase/dihydrofolate synthase, translating to MGRSEAIIDRLHSLHPKLIDLSLERLQRLLADLGHPERQLPPVVHVAGTNGKGSTCAFLRAIAEAAGQRVHVYTSPHLVRFHERFRLAGTLVTEDALAEALEEIERVNAGQPITVFEVTTAVGILLFSRTPADLLVLEVGLGGRFDATNVVDRPAACAIASISMDHMDFLGDSLAAIAGEKAGIIKPGIPVVTGRQAPEVLAVLQAEADSLGAPILGRDRDWSIEPAEPGLRYMDSLGTLHLPPPALPGPHQADNAGIAIAALRAWNPHWLTDAAIAAGLSTATWPARLQRLHGALAGLLPEGWELWLDGGHNAGAGQALAAQLPQWSDRPRHLVVGMKQGKQSHEFLRPLLPLAESLWAVAEPGQHLAMPVQDILAASDGAAIPGPTVEAALHAIAARGGEPGRVLVCGSLYLAGEVLKADGTAVD from the coding sequence ATGGGCCGTTCGGAAGCCATCATCGACCGGCTGCACAGCCTGCACCCCAAGCTGATCGACCTCAGCCTGGAGCGGCTGCAGCGCCTCTTGGCCGACCTCGGCCACCCGGAGCGGCAGCTGCCGCCGGTGGTCCATGTGGCGGGCACCAACGGCAAGGGCTCCACCTGCGCCTTTCTGCGCGCCATCGCGGAAGCCGCCGGGCAGCGCGTGCACGTCTATACCTCGCCGCACCTGGTCCGCTTCCATGAGCGCTTCCGCCTGGCCGGCACGCTGGTGACCGAGGACGCTCTGGCCGAGGCGCTGGAGGAGATCGAGCGCGTCAACGCCGGCCAGCCGATTACGGTGTTCGAGGTCACCACCGCCGTGGGCATCCTGCTGTTCAGCCGCACCCCGGCCGACCTGCTGGTGCTGGAAGTGGGCCTCGGCGGCCGCTTCGACGCCACCAACGTGGTGGACCGCCCCGCCGCCTGCGCCATCGCCAGCATCTCCATGGATCACATGGACTTCCTGGGCGACAGCCTCGCCGCCATCGCGGGCGAGAAGGCCGGCATCATCAAGCCCGGCATTCCCGTGGTCACCGGGCGGCAGGCGCCGGAAGTGCTGGCCGTGCTGCAGGCGGAGGCCGATTCGCTCGGCGCCCCCATCCTCGGCCGCGACCGCGACTGGAGCATCGAGCCTGCCGAGCCCGGCCTGCGCTACATGGATTCGCTGGGCACCCTACACCTGCCGCCGCCCGCCCTGCCCGGCCCGCACCAGGCGGACAACGCCGGCATCGCCATCGCCGCGCTGCGCGCCTGGAACCCGCATTGGCTGACCGACGCCGCCATCGCCGCCGGGCTTTCCACCGCCACCTGGCCTGCCCGCCTGCAACGCCTGCATGGCGCCCTGGCCGGACTGCTGCCGGAAGGATGGGAACTGTGGCTGGATGGCGGCCACAATGCCGGTGCCGGCCAGGCCCTGGCCGCCCAGCTGCCGCAATGGTCCGACCGGCCGCGCCACCTGGTGGTCGGCATGAAGCAGGGCAAGCAGTCGCACGAGTTCCTGCGCCCGCTGCTGCCGCTGGCGGAGTCGCTCTGGGCCGTGGCCGAGCCGGGGCAGCACCTGGCGATGCCGGTGCAGGACATCCTGGCCGCCAGCGACGGCGCCGCCATCCCCGGGCCCACGGTGGAAGCGGCCCTGCATGCCATCGCAGCACGCGGCGGCGAGCCCGGGCGGGTGCTGGTATGCGGCAGCCTGTATCTGGCCGGAGAAGTGTTGAAGGCAGACGGCACGGCCGTGGACTGA
- a CDS encoding lytic transglycosylase domain-containing protein — translation MTAQAAREAASHPQPSSYDPPGSSSDPWGPYIKEASKRFDVPERWIREVMRQESGGRATARSPVGAMGLMQVMPGTYAELRARYGFGDDPYHPWNSIMAGSAYVREMYELYGSPGFLAAYNAGPRRLEDYLWASKGLPAETRNYVARIGPRIIDAHPNRRAAPEVYAAAEIPLNIPAGPRRGDTSTMLALREQRNAVDPGIRVASLPPGPITRMEPIPDGSTYASAPVQVASLSNVVSRMEPIPDGSTYAPTNVVARMAPIPDGSTYTPTNVVSRMEPIPDGSTYANTPAPPPPAPAPVMMASLPVPPPMAAPAPSMAGSSLAAAAPRGSASGSAAAALASLRANASPVYETQRGPAPRPTSEPVLAEAPPRQTGFRLVSSAQAGTLSNLRTPQAGTGGGIATPVAMSSATGQWAVQVGAFASANLARGASEQARDQAGLRAGRAMVEPVASGRATLYRARVSGLSREAANAACEKLRTRGACIIVSPDAQ, via the coding sequence GTGACGGCCCAGGCCGCGCGGGAAGCCGCGTCGCACCCGCAGCCCAGCAGCTACGACCCGCCCGGCTCGTCCAGCGACCCGTGGGGCCCTTACATCAAGGAAGCCTCCAAGCGGTTCGACGTGCCCGAGCGCTGGATCCGCGAGGTGATGCGCCAGGAAAGCGGCGGACGCGCCACGGCCCGCAGCCCGGTGGGCGCCATGGGCCTGATGCAGGTGATGCCCGGCACTTACGCCGAGCTGCGCGCCCGCTACGGCTTCGGCGACGACCCGTACCACCCGTGGAACAGCATCATGGCGGGCTCCGCCTATGTGCGGGAAATGTACGAGCTCTACGGCAGCCCGGGCTTTCTGGCGGCCTACAACGCCGGGCCCCGCCGCCTGGAAGACTACCTGTGGGCGTCCAAGGGCCTGCCGGCCGAGACGCGCAACTACGTGGCCCGCATCGGCCCGCGCATCATCGACGCGCATCCGAACCGCCGCGCGGCGCCGGAAGTCTACGCGGCGGCCGAGATCCCGCTGAACATCCCCGCCGGCCCGCGCCGCGGTGATACCTCGACCATGCTGGCGCTGCGCGAGCAGCGCAACGCGGTCGACCCCGGCATCCGCGTGGCCAGCCTGCCGCCGGGCCCGATCACCCGCATGGAGCCGATCCCGGACGGTTCCACCTATGCCAGCGCGCCAGTGCAGGTGGCGAGCCTGTCCAACGTCGTGTCGCGCATGGAGCCGATCCCGGACGGCTCCACCTACGCGCCCACCAACGTGGTGGCCCGCATGGCGCCGATCCCCGATGGCTCGACCTACACGCCGACCAACGTGGTGTCGCGCATGGAACCGATCCCGGATGGTTCCACCTACGCCAACACGCCCGCCCCGCCGCCGCCGGCCCCCGCGCCGGTGATGATGGCGTCGTTGCCGGTGCCGCCGCCCATGGCGGCGCCCGCGCCCAGCATGGCCGGTTCCTCGCTGGCGGCCGCCGCGCCGCGCGGCAGCGCCTCGGGTTCCGCCGCCGCCGCGCTGGCCTCGCTGCGCGCCAACGCCTCGCCCGTCTACGAGACGCAGCGTGGCCCGGCGCCGCGTCCGACCAGCGAGCCGGTGCTGGCCGAGGCGCCGCCGCGTCAAACCGGCTTCCGCCTCGTGTCCTCCGCCCAGGCGGGGACCCTGAGCAACCTGCGGACGCCGCAGGCCGGCACCGGGGGCGGGATCGCCACCCCCGTTGCCATGTCGTCCGCCACGGGCCAGTGGGCCGTGCAGGTGGGCGCCTTCGCCAGCGCCAACCTGGCGCGCGGCGCGTCCGAGCAGGCACGCGACCAGGCTGGCCTGCGCGCCGGCCGTGCGATGGTGGAGCCGGTGGCTTCCGGTCGCGCCACGCTGTACCGGGCGCGGGTCAGCGGCTTGTCGCGTGAGGCCGCGAATGCGGCTTGCGAGAAGCTGCGGACGCGCGGGGCGTGCATCATCGTTTCGCCGGACGCCCAGTAA
- a CDS encoding glycine zipper 2TM domain-containing protein yields the protein MTSRPPAIRARGARFAACLLLLGGLAACAPTLTSTTYTTGSIGRAASVSYGTIVGLRPVTLQGGNSGLGTAAGAVAGGVAGSFIGGDWRSNLLGGLGGAVLGGVVGNAVERGTGSGQGVEFFVRQDGGGDISVVQTNEENLQYNDRVVIIRGDTTRISRAGGTAPPPGYAPPPAYAPPPQQGYAPPTYAPPTYAPGANGPTYYDTPSYPPAGASYR from the coding sequence ATGACCTCTCGTCCCCCCGCCATCCGCGCCCGTGGCGCCCGATTCGCCGCCTGCCTGCTGTTGCTTGGCGGTTTGGCCGCCTGCGCGCCGACGCTGACCTCCACCACCTACACCACCGGCTCGATCGGCCGCGCCGCTTCCGTGTCCTATGGCACCATCGTCGGCCTGCGGCCGGTGACGCTGCAGGGGGGCAACAGCGGGCTCGGCACCGCCGCCGGCGCCGTGGCGGGCGGCGTCGCCGGCTCCTTTATCGGCGGCGACTGGCGCTCCAACCTGCTGGGCGGCCTGGGCGGCGCGGTGCTCGGCGGCGTGGTCGGCAACGCCGTGGAACGTGGCACCGGCAGCGGCCAGGGCGTCGAATTCTTTGTGCGCCAGGACGGCGGCGGCGACATCTCCGTGGTGCAAACCAACGAAGAGAACCTGCAATACAACGACCGCGTCGTGATCATCCGCGGTGACACCACCCGCATCAGCCGCGCCGGCGGCACCGCGCCGCCGCCGGGCTACGCGCCGCCCCCGGCCTATGCGCCGCCGCCGCAGCAGGGCTACGCCCCGCCCACCTACGCGCCGCCGACCTACGCCCCCGGCGCCAACGGCCCGACCTACTACGACACGCCGAGCTATCCGCCGGCGGGCGCCAGCTACCGCTGA
- a CDS encoding ABC transporter permease: MQTAALSTYHTDARNPQRGARALADLVRGFSSWRLAWALARLDLRNRYRGSVIGPFWVTLSTAVMVVGLGLLYSQLLKQDITTYLPHLAVSLIVWNTIAALVPDATTCLSSAEGVIRQLPLPLTTHALRCVFRNAVAAAHSLPLIVVVFLAMGHMPGVEAFLAIPGLLLLALNAFAASIFLGMICARFRDIGQIVTNVMQLAFFMTPVIWRVELLGENAWRLLLNPFYPMLEVIRGPLVDGGVGGDVWIAALAYTAVHCGIALAFFIRFRARVAFWV; this comes from the coding sequence ATGCAGACCGCAGCCCTCTCCACCTACCATACCGACGCCCGCAACCCGCAGCGCGGCGCCCGTGCGCTGGCGGACCTCGTCCGGGGCTTCTCGTCCTGGCGGCTGGCCTGGGCACTGGCGCGGCTCGACCTCCGCAACCGCTACCGCGGCTCGGTGATCGGGCCCTTCTGGGTGACGCTGTCCACCGCCGTGATGGTGGTGGGCCTCGGCCTGCTCTACTCGCAGCTGCTGAAGCAGGACATCACCACCTACCTGCCCCACCTGGCAGTCAGCCTGATCGTGTGGAACACCATCGCGGCCCTGGTGCCGGATGCCACAACCTGCCTCAGCAGCGCGGAAGGCGTGATCCGCCAGCTCCCCCTGCCGCTCACCACCCATGCGCTGCGCTGCGTGTTCCGCAACGCGGTGGCCGCCGCCCACAGCCTGCCGCTGATCGTGGTGGTGTTCCTGGCCATGGGCCACATGCCGGGGGTCGAGGCCTTTCTGGCCATCCCCGGCCTGCTGCTGCTGGCGCTGAACGCCTTTGCCGCCAGCATCTTCCTGGGCATGATCTGCGCCCGCTTCCGCGACATCGGCCAGATCGTCACCAACGTCATGCAGCTCGCCTTCTTCATGACGCCGGTCATCTGGCGCGTGGAGCTGCTGGGCGAGAACGCGTGGCGGCTGCTGCTCAACCCCTTCTACCCGATGCTGGAGGTGATCCGCGGCCCGCTGGTCGACGGCGGCGTCGGCGGCGATGTCTGGATCGCGGCGCTGGCCTATACCGCCGTCCATTGCGGCATCGCCCTCGCCTTCTTTATCCGCTTCCGCGCGCGCGTGGCATTCTGGGTCTGA
- a CDS encoding ABC transporter ATP-binding protein — MARIVADRLTIEFPLYHMGARSLKKRLLSKASVRVQTDDSNRVVVAALRDLDFRIERGERVALVGSNGAGKTTLLRTIAGIYEPVGGELTVEGEIGSLIDPGAGMDGDSTGRENIRLRGLYRGMDEAAIAALETDVAAFSDLGEFLEVPTRGYSAGMGIRLAFAMATAMAPQILLMDEWFLAGDANFMQKAEARLHTLVNNADILVIATHDFEIARRWCTRAIRLNAGRIIADGPVDEVLAAMEASPAAVEAPAE, encoded by the coding sequence ATGGCACGCATTGTCGCCGACCGGCTGACCATCGAGTTCCCGCTTTACCACATGGGCGCGCGCAGCCTGAAAAAGCGCCTGTTGTCCAAGGCCAGCGTGCGGGTGCAGACGGACGATTCCAACCGCGTGGTGGTGGCGGCGCTGCGCGACCTCGACTTCCGCATCGAGCGGGGCGAGCGCGTGGCGCTGGTCGGCTCCAACGGCGCCGGCAAGACCACCCTGCTGCGCACCATCGCCGGCATCTACGAGCCGGTGGGCGGCGAGCTGACGGTGGAAGGCGAGATCGGCTCGCTGATCGACCCGGGCGCCGGCATGGACGGCGACAGCACGGGGCGCGAGAACATCCGCCTGCGCGGCCTGTACCGCGGCATGGACGAGGCCGCCATCGCGGCGCTGGAAACCGACGTCGCCGCGTTTTCCGACCTTGGCGAGTTCCTCGAGGTGCCGACCCGCGGCTATTCCGCCGGCATGGGCATCCGCCTGGCCTTTGCCATGGCCACCGCCATGGCACCCCAGATCCTGCTGATGGACGAGTGGTTCCTGGCCGGCGACGCCAACTTCATGCAGAAGGCCGAGGCCCGGCTGCACACCCTGGTCAACAATGCCGACATCCTGGTGATCGCCACCCACGACTTCGAGATCGCCCGGCGCTGGTGCACCCGTGCCATCCGCCTGAACGCCGGCCGCATCATCGCGGACGGTCCGGTGGACGAGGTGCTGGCGGCCATGGAAGCGTCACCGGCCGCGGTTGAGGCACCGGCGGAGTGA
- the arfB gene encoding alternative ribosome rescue aminoacyl-tRNA hydrolase ArfB, whose product MLQITPRIAIPDEELHESFVRASGPGGQNVNKVSSAVRLSFDLLGSPSLGTALKERAVRLAGRRLGNDGVLVIAAQRFRSLEQNRQDARDRLAELLKEAAIPPVPRIATRVSRNQKRKRVEEKRHAAGVKKLRGRPGED is encoded by the coding sequence ATGCTGCAGATCACCCCCCGCATCGCCATCCCGGACGAGGAACTGCACGAGAGCTTCGTGCGCGCGTCCGGCCCCGGCGGGCAGAACGTCAACAAGGTGTCCTCCGCCGTGCGCCTGTCCTTCGACCTGCTGGGGTCGCCCAGCCTCGGCACGGCGCTGAAGGAACGCGCGGTGCGGCTGGCGGGGCGGCGGCTGGGCAATGACGGCGTGCTGGTCATCGCGGCGCAGCGCTTTCGCTCGCTTGAACAGAACCGCCAGGACGCGCGGGACAGGCTGGCGGAGCTTCTCAAGGAAGCCGCCATCCCGCCCGTGCCCCGCATCGCCACGCGGGTGTCGCGCAACCAGAAGCGCAAGCGGGTGGAGGAAAAGCGCCACGCGGCAGGGGTCAAGAAGCTGCGCGGGCGCCCGGGCGAGGACTGA
- a CDS encoding AraC family ligand binding domain-containing protein: MSIIGQPPPRHPSLPPLPVSAERVDRPLAAFAHDYPHGLSTGEHSHLRAQLLYATAGVMRISAAGALHVVPPGRALWVPAGLLHAVTMQGRVAMRALFLRADAVGAFPAGVAVLAVSALLRELVLAACDDPLEWDLAGRGGHLAALILDEISHAPALPLGVPQPRDPRLRRLAEAFRADLGSHRSLEDWAPEVGASPRTLTRRFRAETGLGFAVWRQQTRLAEAAALLAQGMTPARAAAAVGYASASAFGAAWRAAFGSTPAGRAATAQPVRAPVRVDML, from the coding sequence ATGTCGATCATCGGCCAGCCTCCCCCGCGTCATCCTTCCCTGCCGCCGCTGCCGGTTTCGGCGGAGCGGGTAGACCGGCCGCTGGCCGCCTTCGCGCATGATTACCCGCATGGCCTTTCCACCGGCGAGCACAGCCACCTGCGGGCGCAGCTGCTTTACGCGACCGCCGGCGTGATGCGCATCTCGGCCGCGGGCGCCCTGCACGTGGTGCCGCCGGGCCGGGCGCTGTGGGTGCCGGCCGGCCTGCTGCACGCGGTGACCATGCAGGGCCGCGTCGCCATGCGGGCGCTGTTCCTGCGGGCCGACGCGGTGGGGGCCTTTCCGGCCGGTGTCGCCGTGCTGGCCGTTTCGGCACTGCTGCGCGAGCTGGTGCTGGCCGCCTGCGACGACCCGCTGGAATGGGACCTGGCCGGGCGCGGCGGCCACCTGGCGGCGCTGATCCTGGACGAGATCAGCCACGCGCCCGCCCTGCCGCTGGGCGTGCCGCAGCCACGCGATCCGCGCCTGCGGCGGCTGGCCGAGGCCTTCCGCGCCGACCTGGGCTCACACCGCAGCCTGGAGGACTGGGCGCCCGAGGTGGGCGCCAGCCCGCGCACCCTGACCCGCCGCTTCCGTGCCGAAACGGGGCTGGGCTTCGCCGTGTGGCGGCAGCAGACCCGGCTGGCCGAGGCGGCGGCATTGCTGGCCCAGGGCATGACGCCGGCGCGGGCGGCGGCGGCGGTGGGCTATGCCAGTGCCTCGGCCTTCGGCGCCGCATGGCGCGCGGCCTTCGGCAGCACGCCCGCCGGCCGGGCGGCAACGGCGCAGCCGGTCCGCGCGCCGGTGCGCGTGGATATGCTATGA